In Capillibacterium thermochitinicola, a genomic segment contains:
- a CDS encoding NUDIX domain-containing protein produces the protein MNLVEKKRDEELVFDGTLLKVRRTRVELPDGREAFREWINHPGASAIIPVFKNGETLLVRQFRYPLGRVMLEIPAGKLDPGESTLDCAIRELSEETGLVGGEFVKIGAVVTTPGFTDEVIHLYLCKDPVPGAAHPDAEEFINCLRLPVAEVFQRIAEGQIQDGKTVTAFLLARLQGLI, from the coding sequence ATGAATTTGGTCGAAAAAAAGCGCGACGAGGAACTGGTCTTTGACGGGACCCTTCTGAAAGTGCGACGGACCCGGGTCGAGCTGCCCGACGGGAGAGAAGCCTTCCGCGAATGGATTAACCATCCGGGCGCCTCCGCAATTATTCCCGTCTTTAAAAACGGCGAGACCCTTCTGGTCAGGCAGTTTCGTTATCCGCTGGGCCGTGTGATGCTGGAGATTCCCGCCGGAAAACTCGATCCCGGCGAGTCGACTTTGGACTGTGCCATCCGGGAACTGAGTGAAGAGACCGGTTTGGTGGGGGGTGAGTTTGTTAAGATCGGGGCGGTGGTGACCACGCCCGGTTTCACCGATGAAGTGATCCATTTATATCTTTGCAAGGACCCGGTTCCGGGAGCCGCCCATCCCGATGCGGAGGAGTTCATTAATTGTCTACGGCTCCCCGTGGCCGAAGTTTTTCAGCGTATTGCGGAGGGACAGATTCAAGACGGTAAGACCGTAACCGCCTTTTTATTAGCCCGGTTACAGGGGCTGATCTAA
- the ppdK gene encoding pyruvate, phosphate dikinase, with amino-acid sequence MSKNVYFFGNGRADGTAEMRNLLGGKGANLAEMTNLGIPVPAGFTITTEVCTAYYQNNRQWPAGLEEEIRENMKKVEAAMGKGFGDVNNPLLVSVRSGARVSMPGMMDTILNLGLNDETVQGLIKSSGNERFAWDSYRRFIQMYSNVVLGADHSKFEAIIEEKKKERGVTLDNELTAEDLKDLVAQYKAWIKANLNREFPTDPWEQLRGAINAVFLSWMNPRAITYRKLHKIPEEWGTAVNVQAMVFGNMGDNSATGVAFTRNPSTGENVFYGEFLINAQGEDVVAGIRTPQEISLAASQQWAKENGISEEERKAKYPSLEEYMPECYQQLLELRKKLEGHYKDMQDIEFTIENRKLYMLQTRNGKRTGQAAIKIAVDMVEEGLIDKKTALLRVEPEQLDQLLHPMIDPKAKVTIVGKGLPASPGAAVGQVVFSAEDAERWHEQGHKVILVRTETSPEDISGMHVAQGILTARGGMTSHAAVVARGMGKCCVAGCGEAVVDEANKKVTINGHVFKEGDWMTLNGSTGDVILGQAPLVEPEIAGSFQTLMTWADEVRTLQVRTNADTPHDAKVARDFGAQGIGLCRTEHMFFGPEPERIKAVREMILAEDGEARKKALSKILPYQKADFIAIFETMKDLPVTIRLLDPPLHEFLPHDRKGQEEMAKEMGIPVEKVIEKVNALSEFNPMLGFRGCRLGIIYPEIFATQVQAIFEAACALAKKGQKVVPEVMIPLVGTTGELQKIREYSVKVAEEVMAREGVKLEYLIGTMIELPRAALIADQIAEYADFFSFGTNDMTQMTFGYSRDDAGRFLPTYVEQKILKDDVFQKLDQEGVGQLLEIGLTKGRATRPNLKVGICGEHGGDPSSIEFCHKIGMDYVSCSPYRVPIARLAAAQAELKNPRRK; translated from the coding sequence ATGTCGAAAAATGTCTATTTTTTTGGCAACGGTCGCGCCGACGGCACTGCTGAGATGAGAAACCTTCTCGGCGGCAAAGGGGCCAACTTGGCCGAGATGACCAATTTGGGTATTCCTGTGCCGGCTGGGTTTACCATTACGACCGAGGTTTGCACCGCCTATTATCAAAACAATAGACAATGGCCTGCCGGGTTGGAGGAAGAGATCCGCGAAAACATGAAAAAAGTCGAAGCGGCCATGGGGAAGGGTTTTGGTGATGTGAACAATCCCTTGCTCGTCTCGGTCCGTTCCGGCGCCCGGGTGTCGATGCCGGGTATGATGGACACCATTTTGAACCTGGGCTTGAATGATGAAACGGTTCAAGGGTTGATCAAGAGCTCGGGGAACGAGCGGTTTGCCTGGGATAGTTACCGCCGTTTTATCCAGATGTACAGCAACGTGGTGCTTGGTGCCGACCACAGTAAGTTTGAGGCCATCATCGAAGAGAAGAAAAAAGAGCGGGGCGTTACCCTTGATAACGAATTAACCGCCGAAGATCTGAAGGACTTGGTTGCTCAGTATAAAGCCTGGATCAAAGCAAATTTGAACCGGGAATTTCCCACTGATCCCTGGGAGCAGTTACGGGGAGCGATCAACGCGGTCTTCCTGTCCTGGATGAACCCGCGGGCGATCACCTACCGGAAGCTGCACAAGATCCCTGAGGAGTGGGGGACGGCCGTTAACGTCCAGGCCATGGTCTTCGGGAATATGGGGGACAATTCGGCCACCGGGGTTGCCTTTACGCGTAACCCGTCGACAGGGGAAAATGTCTTCTATGGTGAGTTCCTCATCAACGCCCAGGGTGAAGACGTGGTGGCCGGGATTAGAACACCACAGGAGATTAGCTTGGCCGCTTCGCAACAATGGGCAAAGGAAAACGGCATCTCCGAAGAGGAGCGCAAAGCGAAGTATCCTTCCCTGGAAGAGTATATGCCCGAGTGTTACCAACAGCTGCTGGAACTCCGCAAGAAGCTGGAAGGACACTACAAAGATATGCAAGATATCGAGTTTACCATTGAAAACCGGAAATTGTATATGCTCCAAACCAGAAACGGTAAACGGACCGGTCAGGCGGCGATTAAAATTGCCGTTGACATGGTCGAAGAGGGCTTGATTGATAAGAAAACCGCGCTGCTCAGGGTGGAACCGGAGCAACTGGATCAACTCTTACACCCCATGATTGATCCGAAGGCGAAGGTGACCATCGTGGGTAAAGGTTTGCCGGCCAGCCCTGGTGCGGCCGTCGGGCAAGTGGTTTTCTCCGCCGAAGACGCCGAACGCTGGCATGAACAAGGCCATAAAGTGATCCTGGTGCGGACGGAAACCTCACCGGAGGATATCAGCGGTATGCATGTGGCCCAGGGGATCCTCACCGCCCGCGGGGGGATGACTTCCCATGCGGCGGTGGTAGCCCGGGGAATGGGCAAATGTTGTGTCGCCGGTTGCGGTGAAGCCGTGGTGGATGAAGCCAATAAGAAGGTGACCATCAATGGTCATGTCTTCAAGGAAGGCGATTGGATGACCTTGAACGGCTCCACCGGTGATGTCATTCTCGGGCAAGCTCCCTTGGTTGAACCGGAAATTGCCGGTAGCTTCCAGACCTTAATGACTTGGGCGGACGAGGTCCGGACCTTGCAGGTACGGACCAATGCGGATACACCCCATGATGCGAAAGTGGCCCGTGATTTCGGGGCCCAGGGTATTGGGCTCTGCCGGACGGAGCACATGTTCTTCGGTCCCGAGCCTGAACGGATTAAGGCCGTCCGCGAGATGATCCTGGCGGAGGACGGCGAAGCCCGGAAGAAAGCCCTGAGCAAGATCCTTCCCTACCAAAAAGCTGATTTTATCGCGATCTTCGAAACCATGAAGGATCTACCGGTGACCATCCGGCTGCTTGATCCGCCGCTCCACGAGTTCCTCCCCCATGACCGGAAAGGCCAGGAAGAAATGGCCAAAGAGATGGGAATTCCGGTGGAGAAGGTAATCGAAAAAGTCAATGCCCTGAGCGAGTTCAACCCGATGCTTGGCTTCCGCGGCTGCCGTCTCGGTATTATTTATCCGGAGATCTTTGCCACCCAAGTCCAGGCGATCTTTGAAGCCGCCTGTGCCCTTGCCAAGAAAGGGCAGAAGGTCGTTCCGGAAGTGATGATCCCGTTGGTCGGTACCACCGGCGAGCTGCAAAAGATCCGGGAGTACAGTGTGAAGGTGGCCGAGGAGGTTATGGCCCGGGAAGGGGTCAAACTGGAGTACCTGATCGGGACCATGATCGAACTGCCGCGGGCGGCTTTAATTGCCGATCAAATTGCGGAGTATGCCGATTTCTTCTCCTTTGGGACCAACGACATGACCCAGATGACCTTTGGTTACAGCCGGGACGACGCCGGACGGTTCCTCCCGACCTACGTCGAGCAGAAGATCCTCAAGGACGACGTCTTCCAAAAACTGGACCAAGAGGGTGTCGGGCAACTCCTTGAGATCGGGTTGACCAAAGGCCGGGCGACCAGGCCCAACTTAAAAGTTGGGATCTGCGGCGAACACGGTGGCGATCCCAGTTCGATCGAGTTCTGCCATAAGATCGGCATGGATTACGTTTCCTGCTCGCCGTACCGCGTACCGATTGCCCGGTTGGCCGCCGCCCAAGCGGAACTGAAGAATCCGCGCCGGAAATAG
- the folD gene encoding bifunctional methylenetetrahydrofolate dehydrogenase/methenyltetrahydrofolate cyclohydrolase FolD: protein MSAKIIDGKALANEVKQQVKGEVEKLAAAGIVPGLAVVLVGDDPASQIYVRNKEKSCQELGIKSEVYRLPATTTQEELETLIDRLNADPHVHGILVQLPLPAPLREKEITDRIKPEKDVDGFHPVNLGRLLRGEPGIRPCTPAGIMELIKASRVEVKGRECVVVGRSNIVGKPVFHLLLQEHGTVTVCHSRTPDLVTVTRRADILVVAVGKAGLIDGTMVKPGAVVIDVGVNRLPSGKVVGDVDFSSAQEVAGAITPVPGGVGPMTIAMLMKNTVEAVLLQYGEKLAKD from the coding sequence TTGAGCGCCAAGATCATCGACGGAAAAGCGCTGGCGAATGAGGTTAAGCAGCAAGTTAAAGGAGAAGTGGAAAAATTGGCTGCTGCCGGCATTGTTCCCGGTCTGGCCGTGGTGTTGGTCGGTGACGACCCGGCTTCCCAGATTTATGTGCGCAACAAGGAAAAGAGCTGCCAAGAACTGGGGATTAAATCCGAAGTCTACCGTTTACCGGCCACCACGACCCAGGAGGAACTGGAGACTCTCATCGACCGGCTAAATGCGGATCCGCATGTCCATGGCATTCTGGTTCAGCTCCCGCTGCCCGCTCCGCTAAGGGAGAAAGAGATCACGGACCGGATTAAACCGGAGAAAGATGTGGATGGTTTTCACCCGGTTAATCTGGGACGTTTGCTCCGGGGGGAACCCGGAATCCGGCCCTGTACCCCCGCGGGAATTATGGAGTTAATCAAAGCCAGCAGGGTTGAGGTCAAAGGCCGGGAATGCGTGGTGGTCGGGCGGAGCAATATCGTGGGCAAGCCCGTCTTCCATCTCCTGCTGCAAGAGCACGGGACAGTTACCGTCTGCCACTCGCGGACACCGGACTTGGTCACGGTGACCCGGCGCGCCGATATCCTGGTGGTGGCCGTGGGGAAAGCCGGTTTGATCGACGGAACAATGGTGAAACCCGGCGCGGTGGTGATTGATGTGGGGGTTAACCGCTTGCCTTCCGGAAAAGTCGTCGGTGATGTCGATTTTTCGTCTGCTCAGGAGGTAGCGGGGGCCATTACCCCGGTCCCCGGCGGCGTCGGACCAATGACCATTGCCATGTTGATGAAAAACACAGTGGAAGCCGTTTTATTACAATACGGAGAGAAATTAGCAAAAGACTAG
- a CDS encoding formate--tetrahydrofolate ligase, translating to MLSDIEIAQQAKMRRISTVAAELGLGEEEYEPYGHYKAKVALTALEKRGSIPDGKLIYVTAITPTPAGEGKTCTAVGLTQALGRLGKKAAVALREPSLGPTFGVKGGAAGGGYAQVLPMDEINLHFTGDLHAVTAAHNLLAAVIENHLHHGNELGIDPKRVLWKRVLDISDRQLRQVIVGVGDKSNGVMRESGFEITAASEIMAILCLATDLNDLKQRLGSILVAYTYQKTPVFVRDLGVVGALAVLLKEAIKPNLVQTLEGQPAFIHGGPFANIAHGNNSILATKLALKLADYVVTEGGFASDLGAEKFFDLVAPRYGLKPAVAVLVASVRALKNHGGVAMEQITVPDPAAVERGVGNLAKHLSNLRDVFGLPVVVALNKFPTDDPQELAVVLDYCRGQGVPAAVSEVVAHGGAGGIALAQQVLATLENVENRFAPLYGSDTPLEEKIKLLATKVYGADGVNYTPEARKAMAEIKELGFDHLPVCMAKTQMSLSDNPRLKGAPQGWELTVRDLKLSTGAGFIVVLAGNILTMPGLPKTPAAQKVDLLPDGRIVGLF from the coding sequence ATGTTAAGTGATATTGAGATTGCCCAGCAAGCCAAGATGCGCCGGATTAGTACGGTGGCGGCGGAGCTTGGTTTGGGTGAGGAGGAATACGAACCCTACGGTCATTATAAAGCGAAAGTGGCTTTGACGGCACTTGAGAAAAGAGGTAGCATTCCGGACGGAAAATTGATTTACGTTACGGCAATCACCCCGACGCCGGCCGGGGAGGGGAAAACCTGTACCGCGGTGGGATTGACCCAAGCCTTGGGGCGTCTGGGGAAAAAAGCAGCTGTTGCTTTGCGGGAGCCATCCCTCGGCCCGACGTTCGGGGTAAAAGGTGGCGCCGCCGGTGGCGGTTATGCGCAGGTTTTACCGATGGACGAGATTAACTTGCATTTCACCGGGGATCTCCATGCAGTCACGGCCGCCCATAACCTGTTGGCCGCGGTTATTGAAAACCATCTTCACCACGGTAACGAATTGGGGATCGATCCCAAACGGGTGTTATGGAAACGGGTGTTGGACATCTCCGACCGCCAGCTTCGTCAAGTTATCGTGGGTGTGGGGGACAAAAGCAACGGAGTCATGCGGGAAAGCGGCTTCGAAATTACGGCGGCCTCGGAGATCATGGCGATTCTCTGTCTTGCTACCGATCTAAACGATCTTAAGCAGCGTCTGGGGTCGATCCTGGTGGCCTATACCTACCAAAAGACACCGGTCTTTGTCCGGGATCTGGGCGTGGTGGGTGCCTTGGCGGTGCTCCTCAAGGAAGCCATAAAACCCAACCTGGTCCAGACCTTGGAAGGACAACCGGCTTTTATCCACGGCGGCCCCTTTGCCAACATTGCCCACGGGAACAACAGTATTCTGGCGACGAAGCTCGCTCTCAAGCTGGCCGATTATGTGGTCACCGAGGGCGGTTTCGCTTCCGACCTGGGGGCGGAGAAATTTTTTGATCTGGTGGCCCCAAGGTACGGGTTGAAACCGGCGGTGGCGGTACTGGTTGCTTCCGTGCGGGCCCTGAAAAACCACGGTGGGGTCGCAATGGAACAGATTACCGTGCCCGATCCGGCCGCCGTTGAGCGGGGGGTCGGCAATCTGGCGAAACACCTTTCCAATCTGCGCGACGTTTTCGGCTTACCCGTAGTGGTGGCGCTGAATAAGTTTCCTACCGATGATCCGCAGGAACTGGCGGTGGTCCTGGATTACTGCCGCGGGCAAGGGGTTCCGGCAGCCGTCTCCGAAGTGGTGGCCCACGGTGGGGCGGGTGGAATCGCACTGGCCCAGCAGGTGTTGGCTACGTTGGAGAATGTGGAAAATCGCTTTGCTCCACTCTACGGGAGCGACACGCCGCTGGAAGAGAAAATTAAGCTCTTGGCCACCAAGGTTTACGGGGCCGACGGAGTGAACTATACCCCGGAAGCCCGGAAAGCGATGGCGGAGATTAAAGAGCTGGGCTTTGACCACCTTCCGGTTTGTATGGCGAAGACCCAGATGTCTCTTTCCGATAACCCAAGACTGAAAGGAGCCCCCCAAGGGTGGGAATTGACGGTGCGGGACCTTAAACTTTCGACCGGAGCCGGTTTTATCGTCGTTTTGGCCGGTAACATCCTGACCATGCCCGGCTTGCCGAAGACTCCGGCTGCGCAGAAGGTTGATCTGCTACCCGATGGGAGGATTGTCGGGCTCTTTTAA
- a CDS encoding DUF3866 family protein, translating into MFSSKLGTVVRMIRALPTYQEMTVEIDGVEAKAIAYPPLTGAVRVGDRVWLNTTAVDLNLGTGGFHFVQGIEGRLERVYTPPGHIMKLRYTPWQVAVAAVEEEGSVMHERIKGFTSLAGTPVVVGTLHSMIAPAVLAFHAVLPGRRVVYLMTDGAALPLSFSNLVRQLKDQGLLAQTITSGHAFGGDLEAVNVYSGLVAAKAVAAADLIIVAMGPGIVGTGTKYGFSGIEQAYILEAVAKLGGYPIAIPRISFADQRPRHWGLSHHTQTVLGELTATPVALGLPRWDEEKRRILTRQFRESGVSKHRLYEVEIPAVESLLSARHLEVKTMGRSVREDPAFFEAAAGAGVLAAHHLHGGVARLPAWLGTE; encoded by the coding sequence ATGTTCAGCAGCAAGCTGGGAACCGTGGTGCGGATGATCCGGGCTCTCCCCACCTACCAAGAGATGACCGTAGAAATTGACGGGGTGGAAGCAAAAGCCATCGCTTACCCGCCGTTGACCGGAGCGGTCCGGGTCGGCGACCGGGTCTGGTTAAATACGACCGCGGTCGACCTGAACCTGGGGACCGGGGGTTTCCATTTTGTCCAAGGCATCGAGGGGCGTCTGGAACGGGTATATACGCCGCCGGGGCATATTATGAAACTGCGTTATACCCCGTGGCAAGTGGCGGTGGCGGCGGTTGAAGAAGAAGGTTCGGTGATGCACGAGCGGATCAAGGGGTTTACCTCCCTGGCGGGCACGCCGGTTGTCGTAGGGACGCTGCACAGCATGATCGCCCCGGCGGTGCTGGCCTTTCATGCGGTCTTACCAGGCCGGCGGGTCGTTTACCTGATGACCGACGGCGCGGCTTTACCCTTAAGCTTCAGCAATCTGGTCCGCCAATTAAAAGACCAGGGGTTGCTGGCCCAAACGATCACCTCCGGTCATGCCTTTGGTGGGGATCTGGAGGCGGTTAACGTTTATTCGGGTTTGGTGGCGGCCAAGGCGGTGGCGGCCGCCGATCTGATCATCGTTGCCATGGGACCGGGGATCGTCGGGACCGGCACCAAGTACGGCTTTTCCGGGATTGAGCAGGCCTACATTCTGGAAGCTGTAGCGAAACTGGGGGGTTATCCGATTGCCATTCCCCGGATCAGTTTTGCCGACCAGCGCCCCCGGCACTGGGGCCTGAGCCACCACACGCAAACGGTCTTGGGGGAGCTGACCGCGACCCCGGTGGCGTTGGGTTTGCCGCGGTGGGATGAAGAAAAACGGCGGATTCTGACCCGCCAATTCCGGGAAAGCGGGGTCAGTAAACACCGTTTATACGAGGTGGAAATTCCGGCGGTTGAGTCTTTGCTCTCCGCCCGTCATCTGGAGGTCAAAACCATGGGCCGGTCTGTCCGGGAGGACCCCGCGTTTTTTGAGGCGGCGGCCGGCGCCGGGGTATTGGCCGCCCACCATCTTCACGGCGGGGTGGCAAGACTACCAGCTTGGCTGGGAACCGAATAA
- the xerD gene encoding site-specific tyrosine recombinase XerD gives MQDYLEAFNNYIAVERGLAPNTLESYGRDLRQYLDYLSEKKGIALKETTQATVGGYLLYLQAKGRAASTISRSLAAIKAFYHFLVREQIIQRDPTINLDAPKQEKKLPRVLSVEKVVELLEQPDLKTPAGIRDRSMLEVLYATGLRVTELVSLKISDVNLEEGYIRCVGKGSKERIVPLGTVAVKYLRFYLEHARKFLASDPAEDTLFLNHHGHGLTRQGFWKIIKKYAEMIGAEDLITPHTLRHSFATHLLENGADLRAVQEMLGHADISTTQIYTHLTKNRLKNVYEKAHPRA, from the coding sequence TTGCAGGATTACTTGGAAGCATTTAATAACTATATTGCGGTGGAACGAGGATTGGCTCCTAACACCCTGGAATCTTACGGGAGGGATTTGCGCCAATATCTTGATTATCTGAGCGAAAAAAAGGGTATTGCGCTAAAAGAAACCACCCAAGCAACGGTCGGCGGCTACTTGCTCTATTTACAAGCCAAGGGACGGGCTGCTTCAACCATCTCCCGTTCGCTGGCGGCGATCAAGGCTTTCTACCATTTTCTCGTCCGTGAGCAGATTATCCAGCGTGACCCAACAATCAATCTGGATGCCCCGAAACAGGAAAAGAAATTACCGCGGGTGCTCTCGGTGGAAAAAGTGGTAGAACTCCTGGAGCAGCCGGACTTGAAAACCCCGGCTGGAATTCGCGACCGTTCGATGCTGGAAGTGCTATATGCGACCGGTTTACGGGTGACCGAATTGGTTTCGCTTAAAATTTCCGATGTTAACCTGGAAGAAGGTTACATCCGGTGTGTGGGGAAAGGATCGAAGGAGCGGATCGTGCCCCTAGGGACAGTGGCCGTCAAGTATCTCCGGTTTTACCTGGAGCACGCCCGTAAGTTTTTAGCCTCCGATCCGGCGGAAGACACTCTGTTTTTAAACCACCATGGGCATGGTTTGACCAGACAGGGCTTCTGGAAGATTATCAAAAAATATGCGGAGATGATCGGGGCGGAAGATTTGATTACTCCCCATACGCTCAGACACTCCTTTGCCACCCATCTATTGGAGAACGGTGCCGATCTACGGGCAGTCCAGGAAATGCTGGGCCATGCCGATATCTCAACAACCCAAATCTATACCCATCTGACGAAAAACAGATTAAAGAATGTTTACGAAAAAGCACATCCCCGTGCTTAG
- the spoIIM gene encoding stage II sporulation protein M, translated as MFLRRWRRVIGLYIEERLFLFILVGLLFTMGIVFGTLSAQNLEYGQKTELLQYIQFFFQGMKQEAAPVTDAVLAGNAIFNHLKTVFFFILLGISVIGVPLILFLLFAKGYILGFTIGFLLQQLAGKGFLFTVTSVFPHYVLIIPALMLAGVANIDLAGALLRSRFGQVSRPVSLDLLQGLGISGLAMVILAVSGLIEGFVSPMFIYWVAKLF; from the coding sequence TTGTTTCTGCGGAGGTGGCGAAGGGTAATTGGTCTCTACATTGAAGAGCGGCTTTTTCTTTTTATCCTGGTTGGTTTGTTGTTTACCATGGGTATTGTCTTCGGGACCCTCTCCGCTCAAAATTTAGAGTACGGACAGAAGACCGAGTTGCTGCAGTATATCCAGTTTTTCTTCCAAGGAATGAAACAGGAGGCCGCGCCGGTCACCGACGCGGTTTTGGCGGGTAATGCCATCTTTAATCATTTAAAGACGGTTTTCTTCTTTATCCTGTTGGGGATCAGCGTCATCGGGGTTCCTCTGATCCTGTTCTTACTCTTTGCCAAAGGGTACATTCTTGGTTTCACCATTGGCTTTCTCCTTCAACAGCTGGCGGGTAAAGGTTTCCTCTTTACCGTCACTTCGGTCTTTCCCCATTATGTCCTTATTATCCCGGCTTTGATGCTGGCCGGGGTGGCCAATATTGATCTGGCCGGTGCTCTTCTGCGCAGCCGGTTTGGCCAGGTGAGCCGGCCAGTTTCCCTCGATTTACTTCAAGGGCTCGGGATTAGCGGTCTGGCCATGGTCATCCTAGCCGTTTCCGGCTTGATCGAGGGGTTTGTCTCCCCCATGTTCATTTATTGGGTGGCCAAACTGTTCTGA
- the murI gene encoding glutamate racemase, translating to MAAQDPIGLFDSGVGGLSIMKEVRRLLPQEDLIYVADSKFCPYGEKTPAQIQERARKITAFLLAQGVKLIVVACNTASVAALQQLRAEFTVPFVGVEPAVKQAALFTKNKKIGVLATGLTLSGDRFTFLVEKYGSGVTVVNQACPGLVEAVEKGAVSAPSTEMLLQKYLAPLLEKGVDVVVLGCTHYPFLRPLVEKLVAPGVQVIDTGTPVAKQTKRVLAENNLLTPNQRAGKEWFYTSGDPLVVGAVIERLWGGKGEGVAGLPEPYSA from the coding sequence TTGGCAGCCCAGGATCCGATTGGTCTTTTTGACTCCGGGGTGGGCGGGCTTTCCATCATGAAAGAGGTGCGACGGCTGTTACCGCAGGAGGATCTGATCTACGTTGCCGATTCGAAGTTTTGCCCTTATGGCGAGAAGACCCCGGCCCAGATCCAGGAGCGGGCCCGGAAAATCACCGCGTTCCTGTTGGCGCAGGGCGTCAAATTGATTGTTGTGGCTTGTAATACTGCTTCGGTGGCTGCCCTTCAACAGCTGCGTGCCGAATTTACGGTCCCCTTCGTCGGGGTGGAACCGGCGGTTAAGCAGGCGGCCTTATTTACAAAAAACAAGAAGATTGGTGTTTTGGCGACCGGGCTGACGCTTTCCGGTGATCGTTTTACTTTTCTTGTCGAGAAATATGGGAGTGGTGTTACCGTGGTAAACCAGGCCTGTCCCGGGCTGGTGGAAGCGGTGGAAAAGGGAGCGGTCAGCGCGCCGAGTACGGAAATGTTGCTCCAAAAGTACCTGGCGCCGCTCCTGGAGAAGGGGGTTGACGTGGTGGTCTTGGGCTGTACCCATTATCCTTTTCTCCGGCCGCTGGTGGAGAAACTAGTGGCTCCCGGGGTCCAGGTCATTGACACCGGAACACCGGTGGCGAAGCAAACCAAGCGGGTTCTGGCGGAAAACAATCTCCTCACGCCAAACCAACGGGCGGGAAAAGAATGGTTCTATACCTCCGGGGATCCGTTGGTGGTTGGTGCGGTAATTGAGCGCCTTTGGGGTGGGAAAGGAGAAGGAGTCGCCGGTCTTCCCGAACCGTATTCAGCTTAA